A genome region from Penaeus vannamei isolate JL-2024 chromosome 20, ASM4276789v1, whole genome shotgun sequence includes the following:
- the LOC113816393 gene encoding uncharacterized protein produces MDNEERSPSTTEDKEEMPAIELPDSTSTSKPGRYKIVIVGDGGTGKSSYVARLNCEGFLKEYVATLGVEKSEILVDTSHGESTIVLWDTAGQEKLGPLRDGYYSGADAAIIFFDVTSRVTYKNVPSWHKDINRVQPDIPVVLCANKIDVKERKVKSKSITYPSKHKIGFYEISVKERSCLKKPLEYLLQQLTKEPELFVKESLDAKIFGDMNYLLFLDRYDVFVTIFMNLKELSFVKKSISDYWCYY; encoded by the exons ATGGATAATGAAGAGCGATCGCCTAGCACCacagaggataaagaagaaatgccTGCTATTGAATTACCAGATTCTACCAGCACCTCCAAGCCGGGGAGATATAAAATTGTTATCGTAGGGGACGGGGGCACAGGAAAATCCAGTTATGTGGCCAGGCTCAATTGCGAGGGGTTTCTGAAAGAGTATGTTGCCACACTTGGGGTAGAGAAAAGTGAGATACTTGTAGACACTTCGCATGGTGAGAGCACTATCGTTTTGTGGGATACTGCGGGTCAGGAGAAGCTGGGTCCTCTGCGGGATGGGTATTACAGTGGGGCTGATGCTGCCATTATATTTTTTGATGTCACATCGCGAGTAACATATAAGAATGTTCCCAGCTGGCACAAAGACATTAACAGGGTACAGCCTGACATCCCAGTGGTCTTGTGTGCAAACAAGATTGATGtcaaggaaaggaaagtgaagagcAAGAGTATCACATACCCTTCCAAGCATAAGATTGGGTTTTATGAGATTAGTGTGAAAGAGAGATCCTGTTTGAAGAAACCATTAGAATATCTTTTGCAGCAGCTCACCAAAGAACCAGAACTTTTTGTTAAGGAATCATTAGATGCCAAGATATTTGGAGATATGAACT ACTTGCTATTCTTGGACCGTTATGATGTTTTTGTAACTATTTTCATGAATCTGAAGGAGTTAAGTTTTGTAAAGAAGAGTATATCAGACTATTGGTGTTACTACTAA
- the LOC113816413 gene encoding HAUS augmin-like complex subunit 1 isoform X1, whose translation MSHLRGHKDIPSVELTGMDIKHREVLQWLHEVYGEEQIPVYEKNERSINILHQLMKASKRSEDNAKVLAADYTKKAAEYNAEAMQKKNWLDALKFSPDDLSEESQKSVTALANTAQVLDVQSPTSTNIVLALNQLEMDHMKVVNELEQEKGRKACLLEMSQQLSRKLEEIKRISQQAEATWTLQQEELSRDAKRQQFSREKSNNYAADITHYEAKLRQVGLSKEITHSHLCAKWADLQALEKQVKELEQQLQNYTLPPDMALAEVKVQEARQELASIMDGLAITCKTSMS comes from the exons ATGTCGCATCTAAGAGGACATAAAG atATTCCAAGTGTTGAACTGACAGGCATGGACATAAAACACAGAGAg GTTTTGCAGTGGCTTCATGAGGTCTATGGAGAGGAACAGATCCCTGTGTATGAGAAGAATGAACGCAGCATCAACATCTTGCACCAACTCATGAAAGCAAGCAAACGTTCAGAGGACAATGCTAAAGTCCTGGCTGCTGATTACACTAAAAAAGCAGCTGAGTATAATGCCGAAG CAATGCAGAAGAAAAATTGGTTGGATGCTCTGAAGTTCTCGCCCGATGATCTCTCCGAGGAAAGTCAGAAATCCGTTACTGCTTTGGCTAACACGGCACAG GTGCTGGATGTCCAGTCACCCACAAGCACCAATATAGTGCTTGCCTTGAATCAGCTGGAAATGGATCACATGAAG GTTGTCAATGAATTagaacaagaaaagggaagaaaagcatGCCTGCTGGAAATGAGTCAGCAGTTATCCAGAAAACTGGAGGAAATAAAACG gATTTCCCAACAAGCTGAAGCAACGTGGACGCTTCAACAAGAAGAACTGTCCAGGGATGCGAAGAGGCAACAGTTCAGCAGAGAAAAGAGCAACAACTATGCTGCTGACATCACCCATTATGAG GCGAAGTTGAGGCAGGTTGGATTGAGTAAGGAGATAACTCACAGCCACTTGTGTGCAAAGTGGGCAGACCTGCAAGCTCTAGAGAAACAG GTGAAAGAGCTAGAGCAACAACTACAGAACTACACCCTCCCTCCGGATATGGCCTTAGCGGAAGTCAAAGTCCAGGAAGCACGTCAAGAGTTGGCCTCGATTATGGATGGTCTGGCTATTACATGTAAAACAAGCATGTCCTAG
- the LOC113816413 gene encoding HAUS augmin-like complex subunit 1 isoform X2, which produces MDIKHREVLQWLHEVYGEEQIPVYEKNERSINILHQLMKASKRSEDNAKVLAADYTKKAAEYNAEAMQKKNWLDALKFSPDDLSEESQKSVTALANTAQVLDVQSPTSTNIVLALNQLEMDHMKVVNELEQEKGRKACLLEMSQQLSRKLEEIKRISQQAEATWTLQQEELSRDAKRQQFSREKSNNYAADITHYEAKLRQVGLSKEITHSHLCAKWADLQALEKQVKELEQQLQNYTLPPDMALAEVKVQEARQELASIMDGLAITCKTSMS; this is translated from the exons ATGGACATAAAACACAGAGAg GTTTTGCAGTGGCTTCATGAGGTCTATGGAGAGGAACAGATCCCTGTGTATGAGAAGAATGAACGCAGCATCAACATCTTGCACCAACTCATGAAAGCAAGCAAACGTTCAGAGGACAATGCTAAAGTCCTGGCTGCTGATTACACTAAAAAAGCAGCTGAGTATAATGCCGAAG CAATGCAGAAGAAAAATTGGTTGGATGCTCTGAAGTTCTCGCCCGATGATCTCTCCGAGGAAAGTCAGAAATCCGTTACTGCTTTGGCTAACACGGCACAG GTGCTGGATGTCCAGTCACCCACAAGCACCAATATAGTGCTTGCCTTGAATCAGCTGGAAATGGATCACATGAAG GTTGTCAATGAATTagaacaagaaaagggaagaaaagcatGCCTGCTGGAAATGAGTCAGCAGTTATCCAGAAAACTGGAGGAAATAAAACG gATTTCCCAACAAGCTGAAGCAACGTGGACGCTTCAACAAGAAGAACTGTCCAGGGATGCGAAGAGGCAACAGTTCAGCAGAGAAAAGAGCAACAACTATGCTGCTGACATCACCCATTATGAG GCGAAGTTGAGGCAGGTTGGATTGAGTAAGGAGATAACTCACAGCCACTTGTGTGCAAAGTGGGCAGACCTGCAAGCTCTAGAGAAACAG GTGAAAGAGCTAGAGCAACAACTACAGAACTACACCCTCCCTCCGGATATGGCCTTAGCGGAAGTCAAAGTCCAGGAAGCACGTCAAGAGTTGGCCTCGATTATGGATGGTCTGGCTATTACATGTAAAACAAGCATGTCCTAG